The Streptomyces sp. NBC_00239 genome contains a region encoding:
- a CDS encoding DUF4190 domain-containing protein, whose amino-acid sequence MAIFATPMFWLMYGQYYTFAMFMFGVVAVPAGHLGRRRGKRLDGRDRGLALVGILTGWLLLVVVALLVLAYGGLIIGLALLFGSAR is encoded by the coding sequence GTGGCGATCTTCGCCACGCCCATGTTCTGGCTCATGTATGGGCAGTACTACACCTTCGCCATGTTCATGTTCGGCGTGGTCGCCGTCCCGGCCGGCCATCTCGGCCGACGCCGCGGCAAGCGCCTTGACGGTCGGGATCGCGGGTTGGCGCTTGTCGGCATTCTGACTGGCTGGCTGCTGCTCGTCGTCGTGGCCCTGCTGGTGCTGGCCTACGGTGGGCTGATCATCGGACTGGCGCTCCTGTTCGGCTCCGCCCGCTGA
- a CDS encoding DUF2637 domain-containing protein, with the protein MERSAKRISLSRTQRGLIAVVVSGAVVIAAIGFAGSYTAVRDLAVRKGFGSFATVFPIGVDAGIAVLLALDLLLTWLRIPFPMLRQAAWLLTAATIGFNAVAAWPDPVGVGMHGVIPILFVVTVEAARHAVGRLAAITADRHMEGVRLWRWLLAPLPTFRLWRRMMLWEIRKYDDVIQAEQQRLVYQARLRGRYGRGWRWKAPVEELLPLRIARFGVPLEAASHPRARDPEVGTSRPQELERHTVPGPGDQNDHAIGPEHGGGLELSDAGSSEPDASRDEQDTIGGGAAEAPPEPGPSASVAPTSRQGDSEAEPGWSTPGPGDPASDEEPGDEPTDVPIAGRTEEGLTVPTSGEGGVPKAADPVPEIEGGGAVGNLERAEHESAVAGLKSNAAAVRYAMRVLDSTHTPTVVDWLAAHGREVNRGQAHRITRDEEERLQGAQRLAVVKGAS; encoded by the coding sequence GTGGAGCGCAGCGCAAAGCGCATCAGCCTGAGCCGAACCCAGCGTGGCCTGATAGCCGTGGTGGTGTCGGGAGCGGTGGTGATCGCGGCGATCGGATTCGCAGGTTCGTACACGGCCGTGCGGGATCTCGCGGTCCGCAAGGGTTTTGGGTCCTTCGCCACGGTCTTCCCGATCGGGGTCGATGCCGGCATCGCCGTGCTCCTGGCCCTCGATCTTCTACTGACCTGGCTTCGCATTCCGTTCCCAATGCTCCGTCAGGCGGCCTGGCTCCTGACCGCTGCGACGATTGGGTTCAACGCTGTGGCTGCCTGGCCGGACCCAGTAGGTGTCGGCATGCACGGCGTGATCCCCATCCTCTTCGTGGTGACGGTCGAGGCGGCCCGGCATGCGGTCGGTCGGCTGGCGGCGATCACAGCGGACCGGCACATGGAAGGGGTCCGGCTCTGGCGGTGGCTGCTCGCCCCGCTGCCTACTTTCCGGCTCTGGCGCCGGATGATGCTCTGGGAGATCCGGAAGTACGACGACGTAATCCAGGCCGAGCAACAGCGACTCGTGTACCAGGCCCGGCTGCGAGGTCGCTACGGGCGAGGTTGGCGCTGGAAGGCCCCGGTGGAGGAACTCCTTCCCTTGCGCATCGCGCGCTTTGGAGTGCCGCTTGAGGCGGCGAGCCACCCCCGGGCACGTGACCCGGAAGTGGGGACGAGTCGCCCGCAGGAACTGGAGAGGCACACCGTGCCAGGCCCCGGCGACCAGAATGATCACGCAATAGGACCCGAGCACGGGGGAGGCCTCGAGCTGTCAGATGCGGGGTCGTCTGAGCCAGACGCCAGCCGGGACGAGCAAGACACCATCGGAGGAGGCGCTGCCGAAGCCCCGCCAGAGCCAGGTCCGTCGGCGTCCGTCGCTCCCACCTCACGGCAGGGGGACAGCGAGGCGGAGCCTGGATGGAGCACGCCAGGCCCTGGAGACCCGGCGAGTGATGAGGAACCTGGCGACGAACCGACCGACGTCCCGATCGCAGGGAGGACGGAGGAAGGGCTCACTGTCCCGACCTCGGGGGAGGGCGGAGTCCCAAAAGCTGCAGACCCCGTACCTGAGATAGAGGGTGGCGGCGCGGTGGGGAATCTCGAGCGCGCCGAACACGAGTCCGCTGTCGCGGGGTTGAAGTCGAATGCGGCTGCAGTCCGCTATGCGATGAGGGTCCTCGACTCCACGCACACACCGACCGTGGTGGACTGGCTTGCTGCTCACGGTCGTGAGGTGAACCGCGGACAAGCGCACCGGATCACACGGGACGAGGAGGAGCGACTGCAGGGGGCTCAGCGGCTCGCCGTGGTGAAGGGTGCCTCGTAG
- a CDS encoding ParA family protein → MSTPNSDSGTEKLIANVMPEMRRDLKIRAAEHGLNVSDAIVHALHSWYDTPSAEKVEVKGAKSWASYVPAGGVARFEDECEARKVTKVQGIAQAITLWLLRHPSPVERVVRQPVKRILVGNQKGGVGKTFIAAALAQALAELGLKVLLVDYDPQGHLSARLQVAELPTGGDSLLTHMLGKATQHLRRSIIALEEVPMEGREINPGPMFDGRLHILPAFEDAFLMDASLATMSAGRDTCLRRALEPVEADYDVVVLDGPPNLGLGMELAIDYVHRRPGELTDHSGILIPVWSDKSSFRAYNLLKGQIETTCKNLRIEVDQLGFIINAYDSRKGTVTRGFYDEWNTLHSPIVLAELKDSIEGRESSDYEIPLFQFAPDCPQADSMRKLAKELAA, encoded by the coding sequence ATGTCCACCCCGAACAGTGATTCCGGCACTGAAAAGCTCATCGCGAACGTCATGCCAGAGATGCGCCGCGATCTCAAGATCAGAGCGGCTGAACACGGCCTGAACGTCTCAGACGCGATCGTCCATGCACTCCACTCCTGGTACGACACCCCGTCCGCGGAGAAGGTAGAGGTGAAGGGCGCCAAGTCCTGGGCCTCGTACGTTCCTGCCGGAGGAGTCGCCCGCTTCGAGGACGAGTGCGAAGCCCGCAAGGTGACGAAGGTGCAGGGCATCGCCCAGGCCATCACCCTGTGGCTACTCCGCCACCCCTCCCCCGTCGAGCGCGTGGTCCGCCAGCCGGTCAAGCGAATCCTCGTAGGCAATCAGAAGGGGGGTGTTGGGAAGACCTTCATCGCCGCCGCACTTGCCCAGGCCCTCGCAGAGCTGGGCCTCAAGGTACTGCTCGTCGACTACGACCCCCAGGGGCACCTCTCAGCACGCTTGCAGGTTGCTGAGCTCCCCACCGGAGGTGACAGCCTCCTGACGCACATGCTCGGCAAGGCCACGCAGCACCTACGCCGGTCCATCATCGCGCTCGAGGAAGTGCCGATGGAGGGACGCGAGATCAACCCGGGCCCGATGTTCGACGGCAGGCTGCACATACTGCCGGCGTTTGAGGACGCGTTCCTGATGGACGCCTCCCTCGCGACGATGTCCGCGGGTCGAGACACTTGCCTGCGCCGTGCCCTTGAGCCGGTCGAAGCCGACTATGACGTGGTTGTCCTGGATGGCCCTCCCAACCTGGGGCTCGGCATGGAGCTGGCGATCGACTACGTACACCGGCGCCCCGGTGAGCTGACGGACCACTCGGGCATTCTGATCCCGGTCTGGTCCGACAAGTCGTCCTTCCGTGCCTACAACCTGCTCAAGGGGCAGATCGAGACGACGTGCAAGAACCTGCGGATTGAGGTGGACCAACTCGGCTTCATCATCAACGCGTACGACTCGCGCAAGGGCACAGTGACGCGCGGGTTCTATGACGAGTGGAACACCTTGCACTCCCCCATCGTCCTGGCAGAGCTCAAGGACAGCATCGAGGGGCGCGAGTCATCTGACTACGAGATCCCGCTGTTCCAGTTCGCCCCAGACTGCCCACAGGCTGACTCCATGAGGAAGCTGGCCAAGGAGTTGGCGGCATGA
- a CDS encoding RapZ C-terminal domain-containing protein, whose amino-acid sequence MTSDLMGSQSPHALIQTVITSYGDGHHDAPRGDALRVDTRPLRNPPEDPAMRDRMLHSTGLDPEVRAYVLSSPGAERLIDRSTRRALALLGQARAGRRVDLHVVCGGGRHRSVAVAEEVAERLRAAGYGVETEHPHITRPILRWHPLLTEHELAALRLLARGWHHLEVAKELSVRPETAGRLLYRVQIHLHARTLYEAVAQGCALGIIDPAPPGYPDRRSTPPAP is encoded by the coding sequence ATGACCAGCGACCTCATGGGCTCCCAGTCCCCGCATGCCCTCATCCAGACCGTGATCACGAGCTACGGCGACGGCCACCACGACGCACCCCGGGGCGACGCACTGCGCGTGGATACCCGCCCGCTGCGCAACCCGCCCGAGGACCCGGCCATGCGCGACCGGATGCTCCATTCCACCGGCCTGGATCCCGAGGTGCGCGCCTACGTCCTCAGCTCGCCCGGAGCCGAGCGCCTCATCGACCGCAGCACCCGGCGCGCGCTCGCGCTCCTTGGGCAGGCGAGGGCCGGCCGGCGCGTCGACCTGCACGTGGTCTGCGGGGGCGGCCGCCACCGGTCGGTCGCAGTCGCCGAAGAGGTGGCCGAGCGCCTGCGCGCCGCCGGCTACGGCGTGGAGACCGAACACCCGCACATCACCCGGCCGATCCTGCGGTGGCATCCGCTGCTCACTGAGCACGAACTGGCCGCGCTCCGGCTCCTCGCGCGCGGCTGGCACCATCTGGAGGTCGCCAAGGAGCTCAGCGTGCGCCCGGAGACCGCGGGCCGGCTGCTATATCGCGTGCAGATCCATCTCCACGCGCGCACCCTCTACGAGGCCGTCGCGCAGGGGTGCGCACTCGGCATCATCGACCCCGCACCGCCGGGATATCCCGACAGGCGCAGCACACCCCCGGCGCCCTGA
- a CDS encoding serine/threonine-protein kinase, with protein MQDVRELLAEYGQVHSDELPAQDRHRLLVEVVTTLIRRADPDATSAHRSPDEPAVFFELAGRDYAITVSAAAGDDAPEAARAAVRARERDLGQGVRWILLCARVEGHEIDDAVSSVLSAQGVLLDRDHLEAAVCDLASLASLIRAAFRPPRPPHTLLHDLLLEQPPEPAPALALAARPAGAASVPSRPAAGVDLCVVMAGESWPLRPTGMAWESADRALLTTDTGLAEVDLQRGGTRWRLPLPGVHGDAQVLPDGTVWVLCGPAAVRWRDGVLQAAGGGFEANANLLLGPDASVWVLSGSGATLGAGTGSTLALTRLAEQVGDQQRFSLDFDAAVRSAAWLGERRFLLAAGGHSAVVDLAVSTSARGREDWMPTPVSYPGHLAYRGGNTVLVAGRSGSGVGVEVHALDAAGRTSDAVAEVQLGDVLGLLQSPAGGPAYLLGSLPTNDVNAVHPVLMKITGHVPADAPTAGDLAPPPADDPYDAVRRQARGVKKDYALEKFPLPDGQGGMGIVHEAVHKETGTVVAFKKPRSLRENLTARMLREIEVAQKLGANRHVMPVLDSSPRAEWFVMPMAQNTAEGLQPELQRDEAQLRALVDAVASALTDAHRLDYLHRDIKPANILLLDGRWVLGDWGIVRRPRGQTTNPKRTGTTIGTAEFGAPELSVDPHNATPASDIYSLGKVIGWLLTGLPPEVNVPLLPAGPWRGVVRRCTYRDPLQRPQTIADFLDLVEQEMAPEIDLPVARAHQVLAAAQQGDTDAARRLLALAADHGDDYELYLDVLPGLDMDTAAPLLLDHPEQTRTLVEAMTAHVRGDGTGWPHWNESKRAIAWLRGVARHAAEEEQWDLLEEAARGMCTWDEASNEFDQQIATRDWLRRLHGQAARILAGVLHEHPGSARYYYELAGERAVDMAIRNAVNPSTSN; from the coding sequence ATGCAGGACGTACGGGAGCTGCTGGCCGAATACGGCCAGGTCCACAGCGACGAACTACCGGCGCAGGACCGCCACCGGCTCCTGGTCGAGGTGGTGACAACCCTGATCCGGCGCGCCGACCCCGACGCGACAAGCGCCCACCGCTCACCCGACGAGCCGGCCGTCTTCTTCGAACTCGCCGGACGCGACTACGCGATCACCGTGTCGGCCGCGGCCGGCGACGACGCACCCGAGGCGGCCCGCGCCGCGGTGCGCGCCCGCGAACGAGACCTCGGGCAAGGGGTGCGATGGATCCTGCTCTGCGCGAGGGTCGAGGGCCACGAGATCGACGACGCCGTGAGCAGCGTCCTGTCGGCGCAGGGCGTTCTCCTGGACCGTGACCATCTCGAGGCCGCCGTCTGCGACCTCGCCTCCCTCGCGTCCCTGATCCGCGCGGCCTTCCGCCCGCCGCGGCCGCCGCACACCCTGCTGCACGACCTTCTGCTGGAACAGCCTCCGGAGCCGGCCCCGGCACTGGCCCTGGCGGCCCGCCCGGCCGGCGCGGCGAGCGTGCCGTCCCGGCCGGCGGCGGGCGTCGACCTCTGTGTCGTCATGGCGGGCGAGTCCTGGCCGCTGCGGCCGACCGGGATGGCCTGGGAGTCCGCCGACCGTGCGCTGCTCACCACCGACACCGGTCTGGCCGAGGTGGACCTGCAGCGGGGAGGGACCAGGTGGCGGCTGCCGCTCCCCGGCGTCCACGGTGATGCGCAGGTGCTGCCCGACGGCACGGTGTGGGTGCTGTGCGGGCCGGCTGCGGTGAGGTGGCGCGACGGCGTACTGCAGGCGGCCGGCGGCGGATTCGAGGCGAACGCCAACCTGCTGCTGGGCCCCGACGCGAGCGTGTGGGTCCTGTCCGGATCCGGAGCGACCCTCGGCGCCGGCACCGGCTCGACCCTGGCGCTCACCCGGCTCGCCGAGCAGGTGGGCGACCAGCAGCGCTTCTCCCTCGACTTCGACGCGGCGGTCCGCTCGGCCGCCTGGCTCGGCGAGCGGCGCTTCCTCCTCGCCGCCGGCGGACACAGCGCCGTCGTCGACCTCGCCGTCAGCACCAGCGCCCGGGGACGCGAGGACTGGATGCCGACCCCGGTGTCCTACCCGGGACATCTGGCGTACCGCGGCGGGAACACCGTCCTGGTGGCCGGACGCTCCGGCTCGGGGGTCGGCGTGGAAGTGCACGCCCTCGACGCGGCCGGCCGCACCAGCGACGCGGTCGCCGAGGTGCAGCTCGGCGACGTACTCGGGCTCCTCCAGAGCCCGGCGGGCGGCCCCGCGTACCTGCTGGGATCCCTGCCGACCAACGACGTCAACGCCGTCCACCCCGTCCTGATGAAGATCACCGGCCACGTCCCCGCCGACGCACCCACGGCCGGGGACCTCGCGCCACCGCCGGCCGACGACCCGTACGACGCGGTGCGCCGCCAGGCCCGCGGAGTGAAGAAGGACTACGCGCTTGAGAAGTTCCCGCTGCCGGACGGCCAGGGCGGCATGGGCATCGTCCACGAGGCCGTGCACAAGGAGACCGGCACCGTCGTCGCGTTCAAGAAGCCGCGCTCGCTGCGCGAGAACCTGACCGCGAGGATGCTGCGCGAGATCGAGGTGGCGCAGAAGCTCGGCGCCAACCGCCACGTGATGCCCGTCCTCGACTCCAGCCCCCGGGCCGAGTGGTTCGTCATGCCGATGGCCCAGAACACCGCCGAAGGCCTCCAGCCCGAGCTGCAGCGCGACGAGGCGCAACTGCGCGCCCTGGTCGACGCGGTCGCCTCCGCGCTGACCGACGCCCACCGCCTGGACTACCTGCACCGCGACATCAAACCCGCCAACATCCTCCTCCTCGACGGCCGTTGGGTCCTCGGCGACTGGGGCATCGTGCGCCGTCCCCGCGGGCAGACGACCAACCCCAAGCGCACCGGCACCACGATCGGGACCGCCGAGTTCGGCGCCCCCGAACTGTCCGTCGATCCGCACAACGCCACCCCGGCCAGCGACATCTACAGCCTGGGCAAGGTCATCGGCTGGCTGCTCACCGGCCTTCCCCCGGAGGTGAACGTGCCGCTGCTGCCGGCCGGGCCCTGGCGCGGCGTCGTACGGCGGTGCACCTACCGCGATCCGCTCCAGCGCCCGCAGACGATCGCCGACTTCCTCGACCTGGTCGAGCAGGAGATGGCACCGGAGATCGACCTCCCCGTTGCGCGGGCCCACCAGGTCCTGGCGGCAGCCCAGCAGGGAGACACCGACGCCGCCCGTCGGCTGCTGGCTCTGGCCGCCGACCACGGCGACGACTACGAGCTCTACCTGGACGTCCTGCCCGGCCTGGACATGGACACGGCCGCGCCGCTCCTGCTGGACCACCCCGAGCAGACCCGCACCCTGGTGGAGGCGATGACCGCACACGTCCGGGGCGACGGCACCGGCTGGCCGCACTGGAACGAGTCCAAGCGGGCCATCGCCTGGCTGCGCGGCGTCGCCCGCCACGCTGCCGAGGAGGAGCAGTGGGACCTCCTGGAGGAGGCCGCCCGCGGCATGTGCACCTGGGACGAGGCGTCCAACGAGTTCGACCAGCAGATCGCGACGCGGGACTGGCTGCGCCGTCTGCACGGCCAGGCAGCCCGGATCCTCGCCGGGGTGCTGCACGAGCATCCCGGCAGCGCCCGCTACTACTACGAACTCGCGGGCGAACGGGCCGTGGACATGGCCATCCGCAACGCCGTCAACCCCTCGACCAGCAACTGA
- a CDS encoding nuclease-related domain-containing protein, which produces MRHLLPSRPVPEHRYIERVLRHSPDSLVRLIAATSPGLPAVRDLGKRALGPYGPWALQDAAWVSLALGSDARPAATSDDLAEIVGLYLALDDPVTHDPDDGFRLERFLQRVTHQQGGWQESDYAQLSRSVALLQQTPQPDGLEVVRPGWDHELLGCSLTDYVGLAELVWACATHHPDPRRRGRFAVEWYPARDYVEFDHLRSPAQVKAVLRRHFATTKLRLRTSFPAGADPLVRRYTHNPLRSRPLVSGMPGGYLVPVPAAVLAKATPLGLYYTGGDNNSERGKAFTRDLGHLFERYVGRQLALLADAEVHAEVEYKLPKKQKGKSVDWIVVFPDLVLLVEVKSTRPGEALRLGAENFTTILDSQFRKAFKQVDNSADRIRSGAHPEFDHIPRDRPMVGMVVTAEQFHQINTPEHRSELPSTSVPVTVTAIQELEDAVTITGTSLADVLRASAAGGGAALRPLFQGYKFLDHNAVLEQGWSAIPFARPRGPGRGPAR; this is translated from the coding sequence ATGCGGCATCTCCTTCCCTCGCGCCCCGTGCCGGAGCACCGGTACATCGAGCGCGTTCTGCGCCACTCGCCGGACTCGCTGGTCCGGCTGATCGCGGCCACCAGCCCTGGGCTTCCGGCCGTCCGTGACCTCGGGAAGCGGGCTCTCGGCCCGTACGGTCCGTGGGCCCTGCAGGATGCGGCGTGGGTGTCCCTGGCTCTGGGAAGCGACGCCAGGCCGGCGGCAACGAGCGACGACCTCGCGGAGATCGTCGGCCTCTACCTGGCCCTGGACGACCCGGTCACCCACGACCCCGACGACGGATTCCGGCTGGAGCGCTTCCTCCAGCGCGTCACCCACCAGCAGGGCGGCTGGCAGGAGAGCGACTACGCGCAGCTCAGCCGGTCCGTCGCCCTGCTCCAGCAGACGCCTCAGCCCGACGGTCTGGAAGTCGTCCGCCCCGGATGGGATCACGAGTTGCTCGGCTGCTCGCTGACCGACTACGTCGGCCTCGCCGAACTCGTCTGGGCCTGCGCCACCCACCACCCGGACCCGCGCCGCCGGGGCCGGTTCGCCGTGGAGTGGTACCCGGCCCGGGACTACGTCGAGTTCGACCATCTGCGCTCTCCTGCCCAGGTCAAGGCTGTGCTGCGGCGGCACTTCGCCACCACCAAGCTCAGGCTCCGTACGAGCTTCCCCGCTGGTGCCGACCCTCTCGTGAGGCGCTACACCCACAACCCCCTGCGGTCCCGCCCCCTGGTCAGCGGGATGCCCGGCGGGTACCTCGTGCCGGTCCCGGCCGCGGTGCTCGCCAAGGCCACACCGCTCGGCTTGTACTACACCGGGGGCGACAACAACTCGGAGCGGGGCAAGGCCTTCACCCGCGACCTGGGCCACCTGTTCGAACGGTACGTGGGCCGCCAGCTCGCCCTGCTCGCCGACGCCGAGGTGCACGCCGAGGTGGAGTACAAGCTGCCCAAGAAGCAGAAGGGGAAGTCGGTCGACTGGATCGTGGTCTTCCCGGACCTGGTGCTCCTGGTCGAGGTCAAGTCGACCAGGCCGGGCGAGGCGCTGCGCCTGGGCGCGGAGAACTTCACCACGATCCTGGACAGCCAGTTCCGCAAGGCCTTCAAACAGGTCGACAACTCGGCGGACCGCATCCGCTCCGGGGCGCACCCCGAGTTCGACCACATCCCGCGGGATCGTCCGATGGTCGGCATGGTGGTCACCGCCGAGCAGTTCCACCAGATCAACACGCCCGAACACCGGAGCGAGCTGCCGTCGACCAGCGTGCCAGTGACCGTGACCGCCATCCAGGAACTGGAGGACGCGGTCACCATCACCGGCACAAGCCTGGCCGACGTGCTGCGCGCGAGCGCCGCCGGCGGTGGCGCGGCGCTGCGGCCGCTGTTCCAGGGATACAAGTTCCTGGATCACAACGCGGTTCTGGAGCAGGGCTGGTCGGCCATTCCGTTCGCGCGGCCCCGAGGCCCCGGCAGGGGGCCAGCCCGGTGA